Part of the Candoia aspera isolate rCanAsp1 chromosome 1, rCanAsp1.hap2, whole genome shotgun sequence genome, aaaatgtgAAAGGACCTTTttccatgcatggtggacttgtgaaaaggaaaaaaaaatagatataaatacatacgttgataaaagaattttaaagataaatattgagatgaaaccagaacttttcttattggAACTTACAGATAATCATTTAGAAAAGATTGatggaagattgattttatatatggtaactgtaATAGGATTATTAAATACACaacagtggagaaatactgaaatacccacaatggaggaattgattgtaaagatggcagaattagcagaaatggtaaaactgacctgtttggtcagggataaaacagTAAGTACTTTATAAAAGACTGAAACCttttatggatttttgctgaaaacagaaaaaagtaaaatggtggtttgtggatttgctgattgaaaaaggAGTTGCATATGGGACAGAAGGGATCTCTGTAATGTAATCTGAAttagggaggagggataataattttatttgtaactgctgcaaagaagatcagaagtcacttctttaattatctttttctttttttttctttaactgtattactttcttcactttttcttttatcatttttctttctctaactttacatattttcatgtttatcttttatctatctaaaactttcaataaaaattatataaacaaatGTAAACTACAAATAGTGGAATATGAATACATGAACAAGGGAtcaaaaatatcataaaaattacaattttccaATATATTAATTACTTATAAAATTATTAGTTATATAATTTTTAGAGacagaactttttaaagaaagaactgAAATCCCTATTAagctttaaactaaaaatacCTAGTTAAGATAGTATAAACCACAATCCTgatattccctggtggtctcccatccactcATCAGGCCTTACCAgcaaaagcagccaaggttgTTAAGATGTGGAGATGCTGCCCTGCTGTGACTTTTTCCAGAATAACATTGTACAAGTACTACAGGGCCTTATCAGCAAGTATTGATATATCTAATTAACCACACAGTACCCTCcctctcggaaggatggaaggctgctcagccttccatccttccaaggtcggtaaaatgagtacccagcttgctggggaaggtgacgactggggaaggcaatggcaaaccaccccactacagtctgccaagaaaacgtcacaaaagtggtgtccctccagaggatcagacatgactcggtgcttgcacaggggacctttcaccttcaccctCCCTCTCACATGTCTGTCCCTTCCATTCGATATATGAATCCTAGAATCCaagagttggaagaggccattgaCTCCCACCCCCTGCTCAGTTGCAAGGGCTGAAGCTGGCAGGATGGGAACTAGTTCTGCTCATGCTAGACATAACTGCTGTGTAAACACTGAGTAGATGCGTCCCAAATTCAAGGTTTAGAAAAGGGCTTCTTTTTGCCTACAATAAAGCAACCTAGCTACCCATTTCAAGTCTAACTTGTTACCGAATGTGGGGCCAAGGGGTGAGTTTCAGGAGATTAGAGATTTGTTGCTATGTCTATCTGAAGTCTAACATctctgcaggaatccaaattaaagcattctggGCAGTATTCCTGCAATCTGTTAAGGAGATTACATGGTCAAAAATAACCCAAGTTTAGTGTAGCAAGTTTTGCTTTTGACAAATTAGTAGGGCTGCGCAGCACCGGCTTCAAAAGCAAACATTGCTTCAAAGTACATGGGAGCTATCTTTTAGTCCCTGTCTGcagcttcttaaagcagctgcatctttcccaaGATTGCATGGTTGTCCTCCACAGCTTCAATGCAGTCCTGTGAAAAGATGCATTTGATCTAAATATTTAGACAGGTACTATGGGTGGATCCCATGTGCTCTGAAGTATCTTTTGCCTTAGCATCCAAAGCATATGCACAGCTGTAGTCATTACAGTATAATTCTCAAGGTGCTTACAGATCTTTATGATCTACTTTTGAATTTTCCCTGATTTCCGTGATAGATTTCCTGGATATATATGTCACATACAACTAGTCTGTAGTTTGctgaatcttccttccttccctttgaagaTTTGCTTTCCTCCAGTCATATGGGACTTtaccagttctccaggatttctcaaaattAGTTAATTGTTAAGTTAGTTACATAATTTATATCCAGTCTGATTTCACAAACTCTGGATGGCTCCTTTAGTACATGAGGGTTCACCAGACCATCAGATAGTTCCACCAGTATCCCAGGTTGCAATTCATCTGATCCTGGAGACTGAAACTCATTCAAACAACAGAAGAATTCCATGACCAGGTATTATTATTAATCTCAAGTTTTAGTCGTACCCCTTTATCCTACTCTTTGCCATTTCCTGGTGgagcaaatatttttctcttggaGAAGCTTGTATTGTGATAGCTCTTCAATAGCTCTTCTGGGTTCCTTTTTATCACCCATTTGCATTTGGTCTTTATCACTGACGAGCTGGAATACTGattgtgttcttttccttttagaaAAGAACATCATAGCTCTGAGTTTATTAGCATCTgcttttttgaagtccaagaGATGTGTTTGACTATGCTCTGTTTTAGttttccttaaaatcaagaatCCTAGAATTAAATGGTCACTTTCCCCCGATGTTTCTGCAATTTCCACTTTAAGAAATTTAATCTTTTCCACTGATTACTATCAAACCAAGGAGAACTGATCATCTTGTGTTTTCCCCCCTCTAGAGGAGAAGAAAGACAAATCAGGAATTTTCTGGAAGAATCATGCTTGGCAGAGTTTATCTCCCAACAAATGTGAGGATAATAAAAGGTTCCCATCCCTGCAATGGATTTACATTTTAGCTTTTGAAAGCATTTCCAAGTTCATCTATCTGGAGTTCTGAGCAGGAAAGGATAATTTTAGCATACCATGCAATTCGTCCTCTCTTTCAAtagcctttgtttcttttgaacaaattgtatcCTTCAGTTGCTAGTTGCAGTCATGGGAATCATCCCACCCAGTCTTTGTTTTGCCTATAGTATTAAATATTTGTCCTTTGTTAGTAAGAGCTCAGGTTCAACATGTTAATTTCCCATATTCTGAGCATTAATGTATGGGTGATGACGGCCATTAACTTTGAATCaagtttctgatttatttattttttagtagGTTCAGATATTCAGTTTCAGCATCACTCCTTCCTACAGTGCACAAGTCTGTAGCTGAGATCCTTTCTTTACGGTCTTCATTTGCCCCCCATTAGGGTTTTCATTCCATCCCCCCCATTCAGTTTAAAGCCCTCCTAATCCAGACCACTGCTGTTGGCCAAACGCATTTTTACCCCTACTTGTCAGGTACAACTCATCTTGTGCCAGTTGTCCATCATATACATATGTTAATTTCTTGCATGGTTTCCctgtccttgtgtgtgtgtgtgtgtgtgtgtgtgtggaataggcaggatacaaaaatatgtataaataaaataaatatctagaTGAAGTTCTGGCAAACTTTTCATTGTTCTCTTCTTTTAAAGAACCGCCACCTCCTTTGTATCCCAGCCACACACTGCATTACCAATGCTCCTTAAAAGCTTTTGAAGAGCCTTCTTAGGAACAATCAGAAATGTACTTCTGTTAGAAGAGCACAAATACACTGGATGCATAAGCTAATTAAGATTGGCTCTCACAGTACATCAAGAATTATCTTGGATTCTTGAGACAAAATATATTGCATTTGGCTTTCCATATATGTCTTAAAAGTTATATATAACCTAGTTAATGGGATTAAAGAAGGACTTACTATGggtagagccagtctggtgtagtggttaaggcatcaggctagaaaccaggagactgagagttctagtcccacctcaggcaagaagccagctgggtgactttgggccagtcacgtcctctcagccctaggaagcaggtaagggcaaaccagttccaaattcttgccaagaagactgcagggacttgtccaggcagtcaccagaagtcaacccccccacaaaaaaaccttaGTATGGAGAGATGTGGATTCtataaaaaaaatcctcccactgctatagaaaatacattaatgtATACACTCCTCAGTCTCTCCTTCCCTCAAAATTCCTCAAACATACTTTTCCATTAGTTTCAGTAAAGTTTGTATAATTATAAACATTTGTGTATTGTGTagaatttttcctccttttttgaaATCCCTAGTATGCCAGAATCTTTAGTTAGCTTGGGGATTAATATTTTTCTGTCTGTGGTTCAACCCACATGCAATTAACTATACTTCCTTGCAGAACAGATAATCACTGAGATGTGTTTGATACTTAGCACTTTTATTTCCCAAACATTCTTCAAACAGAATGGCAAAAGAAAATTGAAGCAAAGTAGGGGATGAAGCATAGAAGCTCAGAATAGATGCTGAAAATGGTAGCgactgaagagaaagagaagtctGGTGTACTTCTGAGCATCCCCTCACCTGAGAGAAATGTGAGAAGCTCTttcaggaaagaaataaaatgtgttacttCTAGCATTGGAATATAAACCTTGGTCTGCGGTGGAGGTGCAGCACAGACTTTAAACACATTGGCTAGTTAAGGGGATGCAGGTGAGAAGAAATGTTCATGAATTTTGGAGTAAGGGCAGAAGGAATTTTGTTATTCTGATGTAGATTCCTGATGTTATCTCATAGTCAGATCTAGATGGCATCCTGAGGAAGCATCTTTGGAGTATAGGATTCCTGCCCTTACTCTAATTTGGCTTTGTTACTGTCATTTTATTCAGTTGGTTATGTTAAGGACTGAGAGACCATGTCTCTCTTCCTCTGTGGTCGCAGATTGCCTTGGTTCGCTTCTACAAGAAGTCTTTAAAACAACCAAatgttataaaaagaaaagaccaCAATCAAGTATCTGCGGCCCATGGAAAGGTCAAGCTCAGAAAGCAATCAGCCATGCAGTTATCATCCCCACCTAGAGCCTGAAATGGAGCGCTCCACAAAATACTTTAGCCACTAATTGCACTGAATGTCACATCAGGTCCTAAGCACAATGCTATTACTACTATGAAGGAAGTTGTGGTGGTCTTTCACAAGGAGAAGGAAGTTGTGGTGGTCTTTCACAAGGAGAAGTACATTGGGCTTTGCTCTAGGGAAGGGTACAGGTGCATTCAAATGAGTTCAATGATTCAATAGCTTTGTTGTGTAATTTCAGCATTTTTTATCTTAATACATTGTCTTCCCTTTCACTATCCAATCTGGAAATTATAATTACATTCCTAGCTATTAGGAAATTCATTCTCTTCATTGACACTTCAtagaagtcatttttttttctttttccactgaaGTTCCTTCTTTCTGATTACATTGGTATCATTTTCTCATAAGCCCCTggagaaaaataactttttctgacctgtaaaataaaagaaacattacTTGAAGCTGCAAGTAAGGAAGGTTCCATATACTACCctagatttttaaatatttgatgtCTATAATTCACCAACAGTGGTTAGTAATGACAGCTCTGAATTCACAATTGGTTATCAGAAAATACCAAATAAAGGCAGTATCAGGATTTGTGGCTTGAAACCAGATGGGCATTTTCTGGACTAGATTTGATGTGGAAGTCAATTCACAAATTAAATATTGTCACTTGGATGCctgttgttggattttttttttaatccattcaatcgtgtctgattctcagagactgcctggactggtccctgcagttttcctggcaaggattttcagaagtggtttgccattgcctccttcctagggctgagagagagcgactggcccaaagtcacccagctgtctttgtgcctaaggaaggactagaactcatggcctcctggtttcttgcctgatgccttaaccactacaccaaactggctttagactaagggtttttttaaaatccgttcagttgtgtttgattcttggtgactgccaggactagtccctgaaatcttcttggcaaggtttttcagaagtggtttgccatttcctccttcctagggctgagagaaagtgactggcccaaggtcccccagccggctttgtgaATCATGCCACATTTCTGATGCCATCAGGTAGAATGCAGAAGAATCTATTTTGTGGTATTTATTGCAGGTTAGGTGGGGAGAGGTGTAGGCTGATAATTAGTTTAGTTTTCTAAAGTACATTCAGAGACCAGAGCAATTCACCAAACATTCATAATAATccattacaaatatatttaagatGTGTTTCTCTGTTCCCAGCAAGGAAGCCTTGGGATTTTGCAGACCTCACTTTTCCATTATAGCCGGTGGAGTTCTACCACTAAAGCCTCGTTATTTTGGTAAAACTCATGCCATCATCACCTCTGAAGCTAGGAGGCAACTGATGGAAGTTTCCATAGATCCAGAGAACCCCAAGTCCCTTTGCACCCATGGCATAGCACCAAAACCATAAACTGACCATGGCAGTCCCAGAATGTATAGCCAGCAGGACTTGAGGCTCTTCTTTGTTGGTCACAAGATCTCCCAGCCCAATATCCAGAGGAGTACTTTGTTCTACATTACTTAAAATGTGTAAAAGGTGTGAAAAATTCTCCCAACTCTAAGAGTATCTGCTCATGATTCTTATGATTCCTCTTGATTTGCTTCCCATGTGGAGTGTTGGATTATGATACTTACCACCTTTCTCATAATGAAGATCGTGATTAAAATGCTGTATCCAAGCAACCCAGAAGCTACTGGTACTAAGATccaaagatagagatgtttttCTGGGCATGAATCTAcatctgaaattaaaataaataaacaaatcataatTTCAAGGATTCTATAACAAATCTTAAATTTTGGAGACTTAGCAATATTGCACTAAGccagaacaaaataaattatattttaacacGGTGAGAAAAAATACAGGCACTTATTTACAATGTCTTTACAATGTCTTTGCCTAGGCTCCCCTTGAAACCTTCAAAAGATTATGGAGACTCTATTCTGGAGGATGTGAAAGCATTCTTCTGAGCAGTTCTTTAGTTGCAAGGTCATGCTGTAACTAATTATACATATTGAGATTTAGAGTTTATCAAAGATCTCTTCCTAGGTGTGTATTGCTAGGTTGCACGCTTCATGGGGTAGGGATGTGTCAGAACGATTTTTTGTAAATTTCTACTTAGATAAATCAAGTGatgcagcagcaacaacagtgGGATTTGCTACGTTCTATAAGCTGCTCATAAGACAGAGGTGTTCTGATGGTTTCGCGCAGGTAAAGAACCGTCCAGTCAACCTGAAACACTTTTTCTCAGCCAACACAAGTTTGGTTTCAGcaaagctgcccaactccagggaGAGGGTCACACCCCAGAAAGAAAAAGTGAGCCTTTCTAATACACGTATTGTGACCTGGCATGAAGGTCCTAGAAGGAGGCTAGCATGATGTACAGATACTCATAACTAGCTAATTCAGGGGATTTGGGCTGATTTGGCTGACTTGAAATAGTTCTACTAATGAACCTTGAGTACAATATGCTGCAAGGAATTAAGGCAGTAACCCTAACTCATTTACCATATGGGCTTTGGTAAGCATACTCAGGGGCACCTAATGCAAGGGGTGATGTGGGGGTTACAAACTTGTACTAGTCAACTTCAAACAATCAGCTGCATTGATGAATTCCTTTTCTCAAAAATTTTAAAGCACCCCTAGGTTCTCTCTACTCACCAATGACAAAGAGCTGGGTCCCCTTTCCTTTGACTGGGTAGTACGGTGGAGGGTATATCCGTTCAATCTTGCAAACATACAAACCAGCATCACTTGACTGTAGACCCAAAAGTGTTACATTTACCCTGTCATGACCAGGATAAAATTGGCATCTGGTATTATCCTTCTTGCTGCATGGTGTGATCCCAGTACTAGTAAAGGATGAGGCACAGATCTCAGTTGACTCATTGTCTTCTTCTTTAAGTAAAGTTACCTTTAAGTCTTCAGCATTGCCAACATTCTTGATTTCACACACAAAGTGGGCGGCCTCTAGTCTCTTTACCACTATGAATGCTGGCTGGGTCACTTCCATGACTAgtacagaaacaaaaacagagtTTTGTGATAAATTCATCTCTCTAGGAAAAAGACATCCTAGCCCCAGAAAGGGAAGATGCTGGTTTTTCAGTCATTTATGTGTTTTTAGTCCTGTTAGGTATACTTTCAACATTGATATAGTAGGCCTGTAAAaccaaattattttgcttttggaTGCCTTAGTTACTATTACTTTTCTCCTAGTTGCTTAATtaagtgtctttttaaaaatagagcaaAAAAGAACTACATTCCCAAGAATATATAGAAATTATATCCATAGATTAATTGAACTGCACATTAGAATATCTGCAGAATAATATATACAAGTCAGCAGAGATTTTAATGtaaagaatgtttgtttgtttgtttccttcttccttccttcctcatattGTCTTCTTTATGTACTGTAGCTTGCCAGCCCACCCACCCATCAGTGCTGGGCTCCAGCTGACAGCCTTCCTTCTTCCCTACCAGCTGCTCTTCTGAGGCTATTAGACAGAGAATAAGCATCTGGTGAATGGGTTGAATTTTGGAACTAAGAATTTAGTAGTTGAAAATGTTCCTTCTCCCTCCtactcccttttccttttttgccatGTTTTTCATATTATAAACCTGCTGGTAGGTGAGGTTTTATTTTCTGAGCTATACTTCTTGGTTGAAGAACAGCgtaaaataatatggaaaaaataacaataatatacaGATTGTAAGAGCCTTGGGGCAATAACATGTTTTCTTATTCTTTGCAAAGAACTATGTATATAACAGGCACAAAAACAATCCCCAATACAATAGCCCAGTTGCCATGAATTACTCATGTCTCTTCTTGACCATTCTTCAACCCTGGAAAAATTTGACCACTCTGATCTACCCACCTTTTGTGAAGCCAAAAGCTATGTTGTAAACCACAAGGGTGAACAGAAGTGAAATCATCTCACAATCAGATGTCCAATCCAAGTCAGTGCTCAATGCTTGGCCAAGTCAAGCTGGAACAATCCAAGTCTGTATCTAGAATTCCAGGTTAGCAGTAGATCCTTTCTCAGGATACAAGATTTTGTT contains:
- the CTLA4 gene encoding cytotoxic T-lymphocyte protein 4, with the protein product MISLLFTLVVYNIAFGFTKVMEVTQPAFIVVKRLEAAHFVCEIKNVGNAEDLKVTLLKEEDNESTEICASSFTSTGITPCSKKDNTRCQFYPGHDRVNVTLLGLQSSDAGLYVCKIERIYPPPYYPVKGKGTQLFVIDVDSCPEKHLYLWILVPVASGLLGYSILITIFIMRKVVRKSYFSPGAYEKMIPM